ATAGCCCAGGACCAGTGAGCCGAATGGCTTCCGCTCCCCCGCGAGCATGCCGCAGATGACAAACTCCTGCTGGCTTTGCACCTTGAGCTTGAGCCAGTCGGGACTGCGGCGGTGCTGATAAGGGCTGAGGGCGCGCTTGGCGACGATGCCCTCCAGGCCCGTGCCGCGCGCCGCCTGCATCAGTTCGGCTCCGTGGCCCACAAAATGCTCGGAGTAGCGCACCGGACCGCCTGGCCGCAGGATGCCGGAGAGCACTCGCTTGCGTTCGACGAGCGCTGTACCGCGCAGGTCGACGCCGTCACAGTACAGCAGGTCAAAAGCGAACAAAATTACCGGCTGTGAGCGGGCAAGCTTGCCGGCCGCACTGGCGCCCGCCATCATGCGCGGCTGCAGCAACGAAAAACTCGGACGGCCCTGCTCGTCCAATACCACAATCTCGCCATCCACAATGGCCGACTCCGCCTTCACCCAGGGCGCCAGATCGACCAGTTCCGGATACTGAGCGTCCATGGGACGGCCGCTGCGCGAAACCAGGCGCACCTTCCCGTCCTGGAGAAAACACAGTACGCGCACGCCGTCCCACTTGACTTCGTAAACCCACTCGGCGCCTTCGGGCAAGCTCTGGCCGATCATGGCCAGCATGGGGGTGATGCGCTCGGGCATGGCCGCCCGCACCGCGCCCGGGATGCTCGCCAGGTCTTCCGGCGCGCTGGCCACGCTGCGCAGGTCGTCCTCGGCGTCCCAGCCGGGGCGGGCCGCAAAATCCTTCTTCTTGATGAGCAGCCACTCGTTCTTCTTGCCGCGGCCCTTCATCCGCACCAGGGCAAAGTCACCCATCAGCTTCTCGCCGTGCAGTTGGAACTTCAGGTCGCCGCGCTGCCATTGTTCGGCGGGAGGCTTGTCCCCGAGCCAGGTATAGGTGCCGCGGTCCCACAACAGGACGCCGCCCGCTCCGTAGTTTCCCTCCGGGATGGTGCCCTCGAACTCGCCGTATTCCAGCGGATGGTCCTCCACCATCACGGCCAGGCGTTTTTCTTTGGGATCGAGCGTCGGCCCCTTGGGGACCGCCCAGGACTTCAGTGTACCTTCGTATTCCAGCCTGAAGTCGTAATGCAGCCGTCGCGCCGTATGTCGTTGGACATAAAAGCGGTTGCCCGCTCCCCGACCCTTAGAAGGACGCGGTTCAGGTGTCTGCTCGAAAACCCTTTTCCGCAGGTATTCATCTAGTGACATGGGGTAATCTTGAAGCGCTAGGATGGGTATGATATAGGGTGAACTTCCCCCGAAGACCCCCGGTTCCCTGAGGTTACATGGCCAGCACGGTTTGGAAAGGGCATCTTACATTCGGCCTGGTTTCGCTTCCCGTTCGATTGTACAGCGCGGCACGCAGCGAAACGGTCAGCTTCAACCAGCTTCACAAGGAAGACCACTCGCGGGTGAAGAACGTACTCTATTGCGCGCTGGAGGATAAGCCCATCGCCCGCACCGACGTCGTGAAGGGCTTCGAGTACGAGAAGGACAAGTACGTCGTGGTGCCCGATGAGGACATCAAGAAGGTCGCGCCCAAGACCGCCAAGACCATGGAGATCCTGGAGTTCGTGAAGTCGTCGGAAGTCGATCCGTTGTACTACGAGAGCTCCTACTACATGGCCCCGGAAGAGGCCGGCGAGAAGCCGTATGCGCTCCTGTTCGAGGCGCTGCGTCGCACGGGCTATGTGGCGCTGGCCAAAGTGGCCATGCACAACCGCGAGCATGTGGTTCTGTTGCGGCCGGGCGAACAAGGCATCCTGATGCACACGCTGTATTACGTCGACGAGATCCGCAAGGTGGATGAGTTCCGCACCAACTCCTCCCTCGTCAAAGAGAAGGAGCTGGACCTCGCCATCAACCTCATCGAGTCGCTGGCCGGGCCGTTCCAGCCGGAGAAGTTCAAGGACGATTATCGCGAGAACCTGAAGGCGCTCATCCGGGCCAAGGTCGAGGGGCACGAGACGGTGGAAGTGGCTGCGCCGGAGCGGCTGGCTCCGGTCGTGGACATCCTGGAAGCTCTGAAGATGAGCCTGGCGCAGGCCAAGAAGCCGGCGCGCTCCGCTTCCGGTGATGGCGCAGCCGCGGCGGAAAGCGAACCTGCAGAACGGGCACGCAAGGCGCGCCGGTAGAATCGAAGTAACAAGGCGCTCGCCGGAGTGGTCGCGTTCCGGCGCGCAGCGAATCCTCCCCGTAGGCCGTACACCGTCGTTCGACGGAAGGAGGCCGCCGATGTCAGAACGCAAATACCGCCAGCGTGGCTACATGGACCGCTCTGAGGAAAGGGGCGCGCCCAAGGAAAAGCCCAAGAAGAAAGAAGAAACCTTCGGGCCGCGGGCGCTGCAGATGCCCGGCAAACGGGCCATCTCCCGCTGCGCGCAGTGCGGAACCGTCCTGGGTCCCGAGGTCGATCCGAGGGGTCAATGCCCCAAGTGTGGCGCGGCCCTGCACGCCTGCAAGCAGTGCTCCTTCTTCGACACGGGCAGCCGCTTCGAGTGTTCCAAGCCCATTCCCGAGCGCATCCCGCAAAAGGACGCCCACAACGAATGCCCGTTCTTCGAGCTCCAGGTGCGGGTGGAGCGTGAAACCAGCGCCGGCTCGGGCGCCGTTCCCAGTGCCAGTCCTGACGACGCCCGCCGGGCCTTCGAGAACCTCTTCAAGAAGTGACCGCTTCTGCCTAGAAGTGGCAGGCCTTCGCGCCGCGCTTCTCCAGGTATCGTTGGTGATATTCCTCGGCGCGGTAGAACGTGGCCGCCGGCTCGATCTTGGTCACGATCTGCCGCGAAAAGCGTCCCGATTTCTGCAGTTGTTCCTTCGAGGCCCGCGCTGCGGCTTCCTGCTCCGGTGAATGGAAGAAAATCGCGGAGCGATACTGGGACCCGTAGTCCGGTCCCTGTCGGTTCAACTGCGTCGGGTCGTGTATTTTCCAGAAAAGCTCGAGCAACTGGTTGTAGGAAACCCGGGCCGGGTCGAACGTGACCTCGACCACTTCTGCATGCCCGGTCTGATCGCTGCACACATCGCGGTACGTGGGATTGGGGAAATGCCCCCCGGAGTATCCCACTTGCGTATCCACCACGCCCTCAACCTCGCGGAACGCGGCCTCAATACCCCAGAAACATCCTGCTGCAAATGTCGCTTTCTCTGTCATGAAGAATCACTCCGGGAAAGGTGCCATCTCTAAGATGCGCCAGCGGCTGCCAGGTTGCGCCCAGGCAATTGTAGCGCGGCCACCGGCCTAGGCCCCGACCGGTGTCTGCTCACGCGTGCGGCCGGCGGCTCGAGAGGGGCCGGCTACCTCGACGCGATTGCGGCCGGTTGCCTTGGCGCGATAGAGCGCCTTGTCGGCCAGGCGAATCACTTCATCCGGCTGCCGGACCCGCGTGCCGGTTGCGGCCAGCCCGATGCTCACCGTCACCGACGTCCGGCGAGGTCCGATCGGAGCTCCGGCCCTCGCCCGCGTGCCGGAACGCCGCTCCTTTCTTTTTCTGTGGCTGCGGTCGGGACCACGCACGTGAAAGGTCGAAGCCGCGATCACCTTCCGTAACTCCTCGGCATGCGGATACGCCTCCCGCAACGAACTCTCCGGGAACAGGATGACGAACTCTTCGCCGCCGTAGCGGAAACCTTCGCCGCCTCCCCGAACCTGCCCAATGCGGGACGCCACCATGCGCAGCACCTGGTCGCCGGTATGGTGACCGTATTCGTCGTTGAAGCTCTTGAAGTGGTCGATGTCGAGCACGGCAATCGCGTAGCGATCGCCGAGGCGTTCCAATGCCTGCTGCAACGCTCGCCTCGCAGGCAGGCGGGTGAGTTCGTCGTGGTAGGCGAGCCGGTACGACGTCTCCACCACGCTCACGGCCAGCACCAGGCCCGCCGTGGCCAGGTAGGCGGTGGCAATCCTGCCGTTCCCCATGGTACGCACCGCGAGAAACGCCGCGACTACGGCCCAGAAAAACCCGCCGTCCTGCGGCTGGCGGCGGAGCAGATAGCGCAGCAGGAACAACAGGGCTGCGGCAAGGAAGACAAGAAAGGGAACCTGCGGGACATGCGTCCAGGCCAGTAGTTGCGGCGGCAAGATCGGCTCGCGCACTACCTCCATCGCGCCCGCCAGTTCGGATCGCGAAACCACCGAGACCGCTCCGGCCTGCGCCGCCAGCAGCGCCGCCGGCACGCCCACCGACTCCAGCGAGAATACCGGATCGTCCGCCAGTGCGAGCATCGCCAGATTCAAAGGAAGCAACACGGCCAGCAGATCGAACATGGCCGATGAGCCCACGGATTGCGCCACAGCGACGCCACGGTCGGCAGCCAGCATGATCAGCAGCGCCAGAAATGCCCGCCTTGCCTGGAAACGCCAGCTCAGAAGCGCACCGGTCACCAGCGCGCCGTAGAGATAGAAGTCGGCGACGGCTGCCGGCAAGCCAGCGCCTCTTCCTTCCAGTACCGCACCGGCGCACAGGACGATGAGGCCTCCGGGAAGCAAGAAGGACAGCAGTGCTTTCCCGCGCCAGAAACTCATGTGGCCCCCAAGGCTATTTACTGAAAGGGAATTATGGAACCCGCTGGCGGACGCGAGGAATAACTACAAGGGTTCGG
This genomic stretch from Terriglobales bacterium harbors:
- a CDS encoding Ku protein, producing the protein MASTVWKGHLTFGLVSLPVRLYSAARSETVSFNQLHKEDHSRVKNVLYCALEDKPIARTDVVKGFEYEKDKYVVVPDEDIKKVAPKTAKTMEILEFVKSSEVDPLYYESSYYMAPEEAGEKPYALLFEALRRTGYVALAKVAMHNREHVVLLRPGEQGILMHTLYYVDEIRKVDEFRTNSSLVKEKELDLAINLIESLAGPFQPEKFKDDYRENLKALIRAKVEGHETVEVAAPERLAPVVDILEALKMSLAQAKKPARSASGDGAAAAESEPAERARKARR
- the msrA gene encoding peptide-methionine (S)-S-oxide reductase MsrA; amino-acid sequence: MTEKATFAAGCFWGIEAAFREVEGVVDTQVGYSGGHFPNPTYRDVCSDQTGHAEVVEVTFDPARVSYNQLLELFWKIHDPTQLNRQGPDYGSQYRSAIFFHSPEQEAAARASKEQLQKSGRFSRQIVTKIEPAATFYRAEEYHQRYLEKRGAKACHF
- a CDS encoding GGDEF domain-containing protein → MPAAVADFYLYGALVTGALLSWRFQARRAFLALLIMLAADRGVAVAQSVGSSAMFDLLAVLLPLNLAMLALADDPVFSLESVGVPAALLAAQAGAVSVVSRSELAGAMEVVREPILPPQLLAWTHVPQVPFLVFLAAALLFLLRYLLRRQPQDGGFFWAVVAAFLAVRTMGNGRIATAYLATAGLVLAVSVVETSYRLAYHDELTRLPARRALQQALERLGDRYAIAVLDIDHFKSFNDEYGHHTGDQVLRMVASRIGQVRGGGEGFRYGGEEFVILFPESSLREAYPHAEELRKVIAASTFHVRGPDRSHRKRKERRSGTRARAGAPIGPRRTSVTVSIGLAATGTRVRQPDEVIRLADKALYRAKATGRNRVEVAGPSRAAGRTREQTPVGA